A window from Salvelinus sp. IW2-2015 linkage group LG5, ASM291031v2, whole genome shotgun sequence encodes these proteins:
- the LOC111964052 gene encoding protein PRRC2B isoform X3, with protein MSDRLGQITKSKDGKSKYSSLSLFDKYKGKSIETQKTAAVPRHGLQSLGKVAAARRMPPPAHLPSLKSENKGNDPNVIIVPKDGTGWANKQEQPDQKSSIASTQQLPELQPQLALQKSVSNLQKTTPVASQESTNTSGPKQWAHLNGKAVELDGLRASNRLQPFSHEEFPTLKAAGEQDKAGKERSTFDPSYGPGPSLRPQNVTSWREGGGRNLVPSSLPACLPSETEGKASGVAETGSSPPPLPPSASSILSAPMVSPTTATIVSAPPAPEPKEISLRPAQPLRRPAPPALSHHHPTTTTYHDMLPAFMCPKETCDAPGTAEHTGPVTVVAPVRFDNRPTFRQPYPNNNQEPVNGEVGRGENRFIRGPLRNPSSRPIRRPGDRPPRPAIINPDDLKDLDELDNDCEDGWAGIHEEVDYGEKLKFSDDEEEHAAGEKNKMWAEWENQRRERQLSLSSGEGPYPQEGPEEEAYLAYQEQMAHRNTNGRFPSGEAQAQQKSSGLGMAQQGEPLEDQEERQVPARGKFVSPELSEAVERARRRREEEERRAREERLAACAEKLKRLDEKFGKMERQLSRSEEEAKDGESKDAALSPGRESKNHPESWQYGTKDAECLLEHSPRQQDYRDKATSGFASYRSEDDPGAESNSPLPPRFQKQQQEQVYKMQHWQQQSGHPAPSGSSHPQRGYYPPHVLGFDPRWMMMPPFMDPRMAQGRSPVDYYPNAVHSSGMMKPLMQPDHLNSPGSTSDEGCHPSMHHERRAPSTEPYPVWNQDGYPPRSFTPPYQRQHESSDRSQPDDRIDRTCSQQDLYEERGNECLDNPSHDLSHPAYHQSRGTDRDHHSHNQGLLSTALSRPQQQNTDGDYPKQEPKDGHLKDSTDHRDDVFDTAKEKGFDSDFWRRDGGQKKEGGVGVQNQWFDPGSTTSASSVSQPSETSGRTLTRRTGPIKKPVLKALKVEEKENEKPKVEPGEKVVPYRLEKEVLTNVYDLKKDNQPLVSNRRSASPAIEKQPEGKQHPPPAPAKVEQPSSPHSEDLPKESSWDSGKSQSSRDDQESREPAAPRRNNWIFVDEEQAFAGARGTGRGRSRGGFREFSSRGDRGGRGGENPRGSYNNNNSRDAVGAQRPGRGRGLPRDFVKVEDLQRGKPRRRNVSETLSETSEYEELPKRRRQKGSENGEGVSYPEQGETRKADRDSWRSNKVYTEDQAASDARDDKAKASSRGFGGRSLPPRLDTGRGYNTGRGFNNSSRDTSTWRGRGTQFGSGGGPMLENGYGPGTETFSRRPPPAEREPLKYTPKFTGSTGSFMENGTEDRGLEGEYYIDNDNPGQQQLRRRRPPRQDKPPRFRRLRQEREPGSGQWTSDEYINGSDGFANPWPGRSKEGSREDGWPSGHYSGGGGRSGGQHGQAEDWETGSENSDFNDWREKRGGGQQQQAHGGDVHSDSGHGELGSVEKRELAKRSFSSQRPLMDRQNRKGEPALLEGNKMTRSSENPNALPSCNRNDGWQNGGASNHRRNKEDSGLVYCVEQSEEGHQSNEHSGKKLDKELKTRSVKGDLAEPLSQYDLTSYHIEGDAGGSSPDGFQDLSKKQQRHLPQEDDRRRKEHGAPVPVKNRPITSKMPPRFAKKQGGMTMDQPEEGLSANNLGTEIWETNSSALSVQSSGGDSWTKQVSYTGSEPNSEDSDAGPEQSKEQHKPGPIGNERSLKHRKGSEGLEGGPITPVNGVNLHADTVLPVPPIEFGVSAKDSDFSLPPRSTPVPVSNPVTKLQVTLASNPALTQAIPMLRRDHLQPGINLNPISFPSADLTLKMESARKAWENSQSLPEQGSPGGVAAGAQPPCTVGSSSGVSYSSFGGVPMPVASVAPSMSMQGNHIPPLYLDGHVFPSQPRLVPPTMTQQQSYQQAAAQQIPISLHTSLQAQAQLGLRGGLPVSQSQEMFNSIPSFRSQVYMHPNLSQPSPMVLSGGGPLKGPYSAFPGMQPSDMVKPQSGSHYQPMNGSQAMVYDGQMNQGPGMGSSQLMDSQLIQVTMPLPGSQLRYGSAQQHLILPQSIQLQQGQNLSVGAARRMLPPGSQPPVMTGSRETSQMEMKGFQFSDKPNHSQGMPGGYNRPGSASPSGKPSGPVPGHYTQQKTTSMQAVQQRGWACSGPGLTCSCCYRDPATGWFEAPLCPLHGKVPPPQGSMVMHMRPPTTGPFPTPIQRPVMQVNKTVIIRSPPYPNPGREPLHSTPPLAPEPSVKGPEDGMKLSHPL; from the exons tTCCATTGCATCAACACAACAGCTGCCGGAGTTGCAGCCGCAGCTGGCTTTACAGAAATCTGTCTCCAATCTCCAGAAGACCACACCGGTAGCCAGTCAAGAG AGCACAAACACAAGTGGACCAAAGCAATGGGCCCATCTAAATGGAAAGGCCGTAGAACTAGATG GTTTAAGGGCCTCAAACCGACTGCAGCCCTTCTCTCACGAGGAATTTCCAACGCTGAAGGCTGCTGGGGAACAGGACAAGGCTGGCAAGGAAAGAAGCACCTTCGATCCGTCGTATGGGCCCGGACCAAGCCTCCGCCCCCAGA ATGTGACAAGTTGGAGGGAGGGTGGTGGGAGGAACCTTGTGCCCTCATCCCTGCCGGCCTGCCTGCCTTCAGAGACCGAGGGCAAGGCCAGCGGCGTGGCTGAGACTGGGagctccccccctcctcttcccccctctgcctcctctattctctctgccCCCATGGTCAGTCCCACCACTGCCACCATTGTCAGCGCCCCTCCAGCCCCGGAGCCCAAGGAGATCTCTCTGCGCCCCGCCCAGCCACTCCGCAGGCCCGCCCCCCCTGCCCTGAGCCATCAccaccctaccaccaccacctaccACGACATGCTGCCTGCCTTT ATGTGCCCCAAAGAGACTTGTGATGCTCCCGGCACTGCTGAACACACTGGCCCTGTCACTGTGGTCGCCCCAGTCCGCTTTGACAACAGGCCCACCTTCAGGCAGCCCTACCCCAATAACAACCAAGAGCCTGTCAA TGGCGaggtggggagaggagaaaaCCGCTTCATCCGCGGGCCCCTGCGCAACCCCTCCTCCCGACCCATCCGTCGACCTGGCGACAGACCCCCTCGTCCAGCAATCATCAACCCAGATGACCTGAAGGATCTGGATGAGCTAGACAACGACTGTGAAGACGGCTGGGCAG GTATCCATGAAGAAGTTGATTACGGCGAGAAACTCAAGTTcagtgatgatgaggaggagcatGCCGCTGGTGAAAAGAACAAGATGTG GGCTGAATGGGAGAACCAACGTCGTGAGCGCCAGTTATCCCTGAGCTCAGGAGAGGGGCCATACCCCCAGGAGGGCCCTGAGGAGGAGGCTTACCTTGCCTACCAGGAGCAGATGGCCCACAGGAACACCAATGGCAGGTTCCCCTCTGGAGAAGCACAG GCACAGCAGAAGAGCTCCGGGCTGGGCATGGCCCAACAGGGTGAACCCCTGGAAGACCAGGAGGAGCGCCAGGTCCCAGCCCGGGGCAAGTTTGTTTCCCCTGAGCTCTCAGAGGCTGTGGAGAGAGCACGCCGacgcagggaggaggaggagaggcgtgCCCGTGAGGAAAGACTGGCCGCATGTGCCGAGAAGCTCAAGAGGCTAGATGAGAAGTTTGGGAAGATGGAGAGGCAGTTGTCGAGGTCTGAGGAGGAAGCAAAGGACGGGGAGAGCAAGGATGCAGCACTGTCCCCTGGAAGAGAGAGCAAAAACCACCCAGAGAGCTGGCAGTACGGCACAAAAG ACGCTGAGTGTCTCTTGGAGCACTCCCCCAGACAGCAGGACTACAGGGACAAGGCCACCTCGGGCTTCGCCTCCTACCGCAGCGAGGACGATCCCGGGGCCGAATCCAACTCTCCCCTACCGCCCCGCTTCCAAAAGCAGCAGCAG GAGCAAGTGTATAAGATGCAGCACTGGCAGCAGCAGTCTGGCCACCCCGCCCCCTCCGGCTCCAGCCACCCCCAGAGGGGCTACTACCCCCCACACGTGCTGGGCTTTGACCCCCGCTGGATGATGATGCCCCCCTTCATGGACCCCCGCATGGCCCAGGGCCGCTCCCCTGTAGACTACTACCCTAACGCTGTCCACTCTTCAG GAATGATGAAACCGCTGATGCAGCCAGACCACCTGAACAGCCCAGGGTCCACCTCTGACGAGGGCTGCCACCCCAGCATGCATCACGAGAGGAGGGCCCCCTCCACCGAGCCCTACCCCGTTTGGAACCAAGATGGCTACCCCCCTCGCAGTTTCACCCCACCCTACCAGAGACAGCACGAGAGCTCAGACAGGAGCCAGCCAGACGACCGGATTGACAGGACCTGCTCCCAGCAGGACTTGTATGAAGAGAGGGGAAACGAGTGCCTAGACAACCCCTCTCACGACCTCTCCCATCCGGCCTACCACCAGAGCAGAGGCACCGACAGGGACCACCACTCGCACAACCAAGGCCTGCTCTCCACAGCCCTGAGCCGGCCCCAGCAGCAGAACACAGACGGCGACTACCCCAAACAGGAACCCAAAGACGGGCACCTGAAGGACAGCACTGACCACCGCGACGATGTCTTCGACACCGCCAAGGAAAAGGGCTTTGACTCAGACTTCTGGAGGCGAGATGGAGGCCAGAAGAAGGAAGGTGGTGTTGGTGTTCAGAACCAGTGGTTTGATCCTGGCTCCACCACCTCCGCCAGCAGTGTAAGCCAGCCATCTGAGACCAGTGGTAGGACCCTGACCCGCAGGACCGGTCCCATTAAGAAGCCTGTGCTCAAGGccctcaaagtggaagagaaggAGAACGAGAAGCCCAAAGTGGAGCCCGGGGAGAAGGTAGTCCCTTACCGCCTGGAGAAAGAAGTGCTCACCAATGTATATGACCTGAAGAAAGACAACCAGCCCCTAGTAAGTAACAGACGCTCCGCCTCACCTGCTATCGAGAAGCAGCCAGAAGGGAAGCAACACCCACCACCAGCCCCTGCTAAAGTAGAGCAGCCATCCAGTCCCCACAGTGAGGATTTGCCCAAGGAGAGCAGCTGGGACAGTGGGAAGAGCCAGTCCTCTAGAGACGACCAGGAGAGCAGGGAGCCTGCCGCACCACGACGCAACAACTGGATCTTCGTCGATGAGGAGCAGGCCTTTGCCGGAGCCAGGGGAACGGGTAGAGGTCGAAGCCGTGGCGGCTTCAGGGAGTTCAGCTCCAGAGGAGACCGGGGAGGCCGAGGCGGAGAGAACCCCAGAGgaagctacaacaacaataacagCAGGGACGCCGTTGGAGCCCAGAGACCAGGCAGAGGCAGAGGACTGCCCAGGGACTTTGTCAAGGTGGAAGACCTGCAGAGGGGGAAGCCAAGGAGGCGCAACGTCAGCGAGACTCTGAGCGAGACCTCCGAGTACGAGGAGCTGCCCAAGCGGCGGCGCCAGAAGGGCTCTGAAAACGGAGAGGGTGTCAGCTACCCAGAGCAGGGAGAGACCAGGAAGGCTGACCGAGACTCGTGGAGGTCGAACAAGGTGTACACTGAAGACCAGGCGGCTAGCGACGCCCGAGACGACAAAGCCAAGGCCAGCAGCAGGGGGTTCGGCGGCCGCTCTCTGCCTCCCAGACTCGACACTGGCAGGGGCTACAACACCGGCCGGGGGTTCAACAACAGCTCCAGAGACACCTCCACCTGGAGGGGCCGGGGGACACAGTTCGGCAGCGGCGGTGGGCCAATGCTGGAGAACGGCTATGGCCCGGGCACCGAAACCTTCTCCAGAAGACCACCACCTGCAGAGCGCGAGCCCCTCAAATACACCCCCAAGTTTACCGGCTCTACCGGTTCCTTCATGGAGAATGGCACAGAGGACCGTGGCTTGGAGGGAGAGTACTACATAGACAACGACAACCCTGGACAACAGCAGTTAAGAAGACGGCGGCCGCCACGCCAGGACAAGCCCCCGCGCTTCCGCCGACTACGTCAAGAGAGGGAGCCCGGCAGCGGCCAGTGGACCAGTGACGAGTATATCAACGGATCGGACGGATTCGCCAACCCCTGGCCAGGCCGCTCCAAGGAGGGAAGTAGAGAAGACGGATGGCCCAGTGGCCACTACTCCGGAGGGGGAGGGAGGTCCGGTGGTCAGCATGGCCAGGCTGAGGACTGGGAGACTGGCTCGGAGAACAGCGACTTCAACGACTGGAGGGAGAAGCGAGGTGGAGGGCAGCAGCAGCAAGCCCACGGTGGAGATGTGCACTCAGACTCTGGCCACGGGGAGCTTGGCTCTGTGGAGAAGAGGGAGCTGGCCAAGAGAAGCTTCTCCAGCCAGCGCCCCCTGATGGACCGGCAGAACAGGAAGGGAGAGCCGGCTCTACTGGAAGGGAACAAGATGACACGTTCCTCAGAGAACCCCAACGCACTGCCCTCCTGCAACAGGAACGACGGCTGGCAGAACGGAGGGGCCTCCAACCATAGGAG GAACAAAGAGGATTCAGGCCTAGTCTACTGTGTTGAGCAGTCTGAGGAGGGCCACCAGTCCAACGAACACTCAGGGAAGAAGCTGGACAAGGAGCTGAAGACTCGGTCTGTAAAGGGAGACCTGGCCGAGCCATTGTCTCAGTACGACCTCACCAGCTACCACA TTGAGGGGGATGCTGGGGGTTCCAGTCCAGATGGGTTCCAGGACCTGTCCAAGAAACAGCAGCGTCATCTTCCACAGGAAGACGACAGGAGGAGGAAGGAACATGGAGCTCCG GTGCCGGTGAAGAACAGACCGATCACCTCCAAGATGCCCCCACGGTTTGCCAAGAAGCAGGGTGGCATGACCATGGATCAGCCAGAGGAGGGCCTCTCTGCCAACAACCTGGGCACTGAGATCTGGGAGACCAACAGCTCCG CTCTGTCAGTCCAGTCATCTGGAGGAGACTCGTGGACCAAGCAGGTGTCTTATACAGGCAGCGAGCCCAACTCTGAGGACTCTGACGCGGGGCCTGAGCAGAGCAAGGAGCAGCACAAGCCCGGCCCCATCGGCAACGAGCGCTCGCTCAAGCACCGCAAGGGCTCGGAGGGTCTGGAGGGCGGGCCCATTACGCCCGTCAACGGCGTGAACCTCCACGCGGACACAGTGCTGCCTGTGCCGCCCATAGAGTTTGGCGTTAGCGCCAAGGACTCTGACTTCAGCCTACCGCCCAGGTCCACCCCAGTGCCTGTGTCCAACCCCGTCACCAAGCTACAGGTCACCCTTGCCAGCAAC CCGGCCCTGACCCAGGCCATCCCCATGCTGCGTAGAGACCACCTGCAGCCTGGCAtcaacctcaaccccatctcttTCCCCAGCGCTGACCTCACACTCAAG ATGGAGTCAGCCCGTAAGGCGTGGGAGAACTCCCAGTCTCTCCCTGAGCAGGGCTCTCCTGGTGGGGTTGCCGCTGGTGCCCAGCCCCCCTGCACTGTAGGCTCCTCCAGTGGGGTCAGCTACAGCTCCTTTGGAGGGGTGCCAATGCCCGTGGCCTCTGTGGCACCTTCCATGTCCATGCAGG GTAACCATATCCCCCCGCTGTATCTGGACGGCCATGTTTTTCCCAGCCAGCCTCGTCTGGTGCCCCCAACCATGACCCAGCAGCAGAGCTACCAACAG GCAGCTGCCCAGCAGATCCCCATCTCCCTGCACACCTCTCTGCAGGCCCAGGCCCAGCTTGGTCTCCGGGGGGGCCTGCCCGTCTCACAGTCCCAGGAGATGTTCAACTCCATTCCCTCCTTCAGGTCCCAGGTATACATGCACCCCAATCTGTCCCAGCCCAGCCCCATGGTGCTGTCAGGTGGTGGCCCCCTCAAGGGGCCCTACTCGGCCTTCCCGGGCATGCAGCCGTCGGATATGGTCAAGCCCCAGTCTGGCTCCCACTACCAGCCAATGAATGGCAGCCAGGCCATGGTCTACGACGGCCAGATGAACCAGGGCCCTGGCATGGGCTCCTCCCAGCTCATGGACTCCCAGCTCATCCAG gtgaccATGCCCTTGCCGGGCTCTCAGCTGCGTTATGGCTCTGCCCAGCAGCACCTCATCCTGCCCCAGTCCATCCAGCTCCAGCAGGGCCAGAACCTCTCCGTGGGAGCTGCCCGCAGAATGCTCCCCCCTGGCTCCCAGCCCCCAGTCATGACCGGCAGCAGAGAG ACCTCCCAGATGGAAATGAAAGGTTTCCAGTTCTCTGACAAGCCCAATCACTCCCAGGGCATGCCTGGAGGATACAACAG accAGGGTCTGCCAGCCCCAGTGGGAAGCCGTCTGGCCCCGTGCCTGGACATTACACCCAGCAG AAGACGACCTCCATGCAGGCTGTTCAGCAACGAGGCTGGGCCTGCAGTGGCCCTGGCCTGACCTGTAGTTGCTGCTACAGAGACCCGGCCACCGGCTGGTTTGAGGCCCCGCTGTGCCCCCTCCACGGCAAG GTCCCTCCTCCTCAGGGCAGCATGGTTATGCACATGCGTCCCCCCACCACCGGCCCCTTCCCCACCCCCATCCAGAGACCTGTCATGCAGGTCAACAAGACCGTCATCATCCGCTCCCCCCCTTATCCCAACCCCGGGCGCGAGCCCCTCCACTCCACCCCCCCCTTGGCCCCCGAGCCCTCTGTCAAGGGGCCGGAGGATGGCATGAAGTTGAGCCACCCACTGTAA